The Flavobacterium jumunjinense genome includes a region encoding these proteins:
- the yidD gene encoding membrane protein insertion efficiency factor YidD, protein MIKQIVKILAFPFIILVRFYQVAISPYTPAACRFEPTCSHYTVEALKKHGIFKGGWLAIKRILSCHPWGKSGYDPVP, encoded by the coding sequence ATGATAAAACAAATAGTCAAAATACTTGCTTTTCCTTTTATAATTTTAGTTCGTTTTTATCAAGTAGCCATTTCTCCATACACACCAGCAGCATGTAGGTTTGAACCAACATGTTCACATTATACCGTTGAAGCCCTAAAGAAACATGGCATTTTTAAAGGGGGTTGGTTAGCTATAAAACGAATACTAAGTTGTCATCCGTGGGGAAAAAGTGGCTATGACCCTGTCCCTTAA
- the cysS gene encoding cysteine--tRNA ligase, with product MQLYKNQSLKLYNTTSGEKETFKPIHEGHIGMYVCGPTVYSNVHLGNVRTFMSFDVIYRYLKHIGYQIRYVRNITDAGHLTDDGNVENDRFVKQSRLEKLEPMEIVQKYTVDFHKVLDTFNFLPPTIEPTATGHIIEQIELIEKLVATGFAYESKGSVYFDVLEYNKRGLNYGELSNRNIEELFTNTRDLDGQSEKKNPQDFALWKNASPAHIMRWNSPWGEGFPGWHLECTAMSTKYLGEKFDIHGGGMDLKFPHHECEVAQGKACNGESPVNYWMHTNMLTMNGLRMSKSTGNYILPMELIEGKNDFFEKAFSPSIVRFSFLQAHYRSVLDISNEAMLASEKGFNRFVEGLKIAKNLLPSSTSTLDITKWRESCYDAMNDDFNTPILLAQLFEGIRFINLVNDKKESLTEIDITLLSDTIRIFLTDVLGIKIETNNENNNSSKLEGVVHMLIEMRDEARANKNWALSDEIRDRLLALGIQLKDGKEGTGFSVN from the coding sequence ATGCAATTATACAAAAACCAAAGCCTCAAATTATACAACACCACTAGTGGTGAAAAAGAAACTTTCAAACCTATCCATGAAGGACATATAGGAATGTATGTTTGTGGACCAACGGTTTATAGTAATGTTCATCTTGGAAATGTGAGAACTTTTATGAGTTTTGATGTTATTTACAGATATCTAAAACATATTGGCTATCAAATTCGTTATGTTAGAAATATAACGGATGCTGGACATTTAACGGATGACGGTAATGTTGAAAATGACAGATTTGTTAAACAATCTCGATTAGAAAAATTAGAACCTATGGAAATTGTACAGAAATATACTGTAGATTTTCATAAGGTATTGGATACTTTTAATTTTCTACCTCCAACGATTGAACCTACAGCAACTGGACACATTATTGAACAGATTGAATTAATTGAAAAACTAGTTGCAACTGGTTTTGCATATGAAAGCAAAGGTTCTGTGTATTTTGATGTTTTAGAGTATAACAAAAGAGGTTTAAATTATGGAGAATTAAGTAATCGTAATATTGAAGAATTATTCACTAATACCCGAGATTTAGACGGTCAGAGTGAAAAGAAAAATCCTCAAGATTTCGCACTATGGAAAAATGCTTCTCCTGCACATATCATGAGATGGAACTCTCCTTGGGGTGAAGGTTTTCCTGGTTGGCATCTTGAATGTACTGCAATGAGTACAAAATACTTAGGTGAAAAATTTGATATTCATGGCGGAGGAATGGACTTAAAATTTCCTCATCATGAATGTGAAGTAGCACAAGGGAAAGCATGTAATGGTGAATCTCCTGTTAACTATTGGATGCACACCAACATGCTCACCATGAACGGATTGAGAATGAGTAAATCTACTGGTAACTATATTTTACCAATGGAATTAATTGAAGGTAAAAACGATTTCTTTGAAAAAGCTTTTAGTCCTAGTATTGTTCGTTTCTCTTTTCTCCAAGCACATTACAGAAGTGTCTTAGACATTTCTAATGAAGCAATGCTTGCCAGTGAAAAAGGTTTTAATCGTTTTGTTGAAGGACTTAAAATTGCTAAAAATTTACTACCGAGTAGTACTTCTACACTAGATATTACCAAATGGAGAGAAAGTTGCTACGATGCAATGAACGATGATTTTAATACTCCTATATTATTAGCTCAATTATTTGAAGGTATACGTTTTATAAACCTTGTTAATGACAAAAAAGAGTCACTCACAGAAATAGATATTACATTACTATCAGATACTATTCGTATATTCTTAACCGATGTTTTAGGTATTAAAATTGAAACTAATAATGAAAACAACAATAGCTCAAAACTAGAAGGTGTTGTTCATATGCTAATTGAAATGAGAGATGAAGCTAGAGCAAACAAAAACTGGGCTTTATCAGACGAAATTAGAGATCGTTTATTAGCATTAGGTATTCAGCTAAAAGACGGAAAAGAAGGAACTGGTTTTAGTGTTAATTAG